One Mugil cephalus isolate CIBA_MC_2020 chromosome 8, CIBA_Mcephalus_1.1, whole genome shotgun sequence genomic window carries:
- the ydjc gene encoding carbohydrate deacetylase isoform X2 yields the protein MILATAPGGTRVLWTAFRLEAFPMCHCWLMPVLLKRQRIWPKEIVSGVAEMTTCTTTLLPHHLPPDILLGKANKKIADLKEDIRRLSRTQCSGILLLAPTTPVRKESWTEVVVRGRRKTMGNDPPPRLLDTSNCFEAQVSANPRAYLTDDPVSGHTASRYQNTAPMNPANFPPLVPDSAGMVASTAPSRPPDRPSTQSSTSKKPSSYMPQATLARIRRRIAVVLQTHHLRVRLFHRARGPRWVPAARIRGPSVRLGLLPFLGMGISRVMWDPALLMPLKPGTHPHLPQQCTDRPAQSRAPRTSREPEARTQEQPCWWSGPPWSATWQYITARPSAILAPALRT from the exons ATGATTTTGGCTACTGCCCCAGGAGGAACCAGGGTATTGTGGACTGCTTTCAGGCTGGAGGCATTTCCAATGTGTCACTGCTGGTTAATGCCTGTGCTACTAAAGAGGCAGCGCATCTGGCCAAAAG AGATTGTCAGCGGGGTAGCAGAAATGACTACGTGTACGACCACCTTGCTGCCCCACCACCTGCCCCCAGATATCCTGCTTgggaaagcaaacaaaaaaatagctgACCTCAAAGAAGATATCCGCCGACTCTCCAGGACACAGTGCAGTGGGATCCTACTACTGGCCCCCACAACGCCTGTCCGCAAGGAGTCCTGGACCGAGGTGGTAGTACGTGGACGCAGGAAGACCATGGGCAATGATCCCCCTCCTCGGCTTCTGGACACCTCCAACTGCTTTGAGGCACAGGTGTCGGCTAACCCCCGAGCCTATTTGACAGACGATCCCGTGTCAGGACACACTGCTAGCCGGTATCAGAACACAGCACCCATGAACCCTGCAAATTTTCCGCCTCTGGTCCCTGACAGCGCCGGGATGGTCGCCTCCACTGCACCATCTCGTCCTCCTGATCGTCCATCCACCCAGTCGTCAACCTCAAAGAAGCCGTCCTCCTACATGCCCCAGGCCACACTTGCCAGAATCCGACGGAGGATTGCTGTAGTTCTGCAAACCCACCACCTCCGAGTGCGCCTGTTCCACCGTGCCCGAGGACCACGGTGGGTTCCGGCAGCCAGGATCCGGGGGCCCTCAGTGCGGCTGGGGCTGCTTCCGTTTCTGGGAATGGGTATCTCTCGAGTCATGTGGGATCCCGCTCTCCTAATGCCTTTGAAACCCGGGACTCATCCTCATCTCCCACAGCAGTGCACCGACCGTCCGGCTCAGTCCCGTGCCCCACGCACCTCCAGGGAGCCAGAGGCCCGCACTCAGGAGCAGCCGTGCTGGTGGTCAGGACCTCCATGGTCCGCCACGTGGCAGTACATCACGGCCAGACCGTCTGCCATCCTGGCGCCTGCGTTAAGGACGTAG